From the genome of Desulfuromonadales bacterium, one region includes:
- the tilS gene encoding tRNA lysidine(34) synthetase TilS, with amino-acid sequence MSFSRQGSEKGLAMLTAFARILREQHLLSPGDRVLVAVSGGADSVALLHLLHALAPSFPLTVLAAHLDHGMRPESPQDAEFVRGLCAGLGVVLIEGRVEVPVLAAQRRRGLEETAREARRQFLCETAARQGCTAIALGHHRDDQAETVLFRLLRGSALTGLAAMRPRSTLFIRPLLSFSREQILEFLAAQQLPFVEDASNSDVTFTRNRIRHQVLPLLRDFNPRIEEHLARLSHRLALEEDYWEREERRLLLELGQVGESEVRFERSGLLALHPAMRLRLLRRALLSVRGDLQGVAACHLEGVDGLLSAERPQAELHLPGAWAGRRYEQLWLRRMAPKECPSCLFTIDGPGNYPLPGGGELQVVLVPSSLGEDRRAVEFDADRVRFPLTLRSPRPGDRFRPAGLDGSKKLKDFLIDAKVPREQRRRLLLVVAAEILWVVGMRRCAGRQPAQPGGRVLRLVAQLPESPTIQL; translated from the coding sequence TTGTCTTTCTCCCGTCAGGGTTCCGAAAAGGGATTGGCCATGCTGACCGCCTTCGCCCGCATTCTTCGTGAGCAGCACCTCCTTTCCCCCGGCGACCGGGTGCTGGTTGCGGTCTCCGGCGGGGCGGACTCGGTCGCTCTGCTGCATCTGCTGCACGCCCTGGCGCCGAGCTTCCCCCTGACCGTTCTGGCTGCCCACCTCGATCATGGCATGCGGCCGGAAAGTCCGCAGGATGCCGAATTCGTCCGTGGACTGTGTGCCGGGCTGGGCGTCGTTCTGATCGAAGGGCGTGTCGAGGTTCCCGTGCTGGCGGCGCAGCGGCGCCGTGGGCTGGAGGAGACGGCCAGGGAGGCCCGCCGACAGTTTCTCTGCGAGACGGCCGCCCGGCAAGGGTGCACGGCGATCGCCCTCGGCCATCACCGGGACGACCAGGCGGAAACCGTCCTTTTCCGGCTGCTGCGCGGCAGCGCCCTCACCGGGTTAGCCGCCATGCGCCCCCGGAGTACTCTTTTCATCCGGCCCCTGCTCTCCTTCTCCAGGGAGCAAATCCTTGAGTTTCTCGCAGCGCAACAGCTGCCGTTCGTCGAGGATGCCAGCAATTCCGATGTCACCTTCACCCGCAACCGGATACGCCATCAGGTTCTCCCTCTGCTGCGCGACTTCAATCCCCGGATCGAGGAGCACCTTGCCCGCCTCAGCCACCGGCTCGCCCTTGAAGAGGACTACTGGGAGAGGGAGGAGCGGCGGTTGTTGTTGGAACTTGGCCAAGTGGGTGAATCCGAGGTCCGGTTCGAGCGGAGCGGGCTGCTCGCTCTGCATCCAGCCATGCGCCTGCGACTGCTGCGGCGGGCACTGTTGAGCGTGCGCGGCGACTTGCAGGGGGTGGCCGCCTGCCACCTCGAGGGGGTCGACGGCCTCCTTTCGGCCGAACGCCCGCAGGCGGAGCTGCATCTGCCGGGAGCCTGGGCGGGACGCCGCTACGAACAGCTCTGGCTGCGCCGGATGGCGCCCAAGGAGTGCCCCTCCTGCCTTTTTACGATCGATGGTCCGGGGAACTACCCGCTCCCCGGCGGTGGAGAGTTGCAGGTCGTCCTGGTGCCATCGTCACTCGGGGAGGACCGCCGGGCGGTAGAATTCGATGCCGACCGGGTGCGGTTTCCGCTGACTCTCCGTTCGCCGCGTCCCGGTGACCGGTTTCGCCCGGCGGGCCTGGACGGCAGCAAGAAACTGAAAGACTTTCTGATCGATGCCAAAGTGCCGCGAGAACAGCGCCGCCGTCTGCTGCTGGTGGTGGCGGCTGAAATCCTCTGGGTGGTCGGCATGCGTCGCTGCGCCGGTCGGCAGCCTGCGCAGCCAGGAGGGAGGGTGCTGCGGCTGGTCGCGCAGCTGCCGGAATCCCCGACTATTCAGTTGTGA
- a CDS encoding SPOR domain-containing protein, producing the protein MVRQFATRSQRRLEKKQAVILLALVLVVSMVSFTLGVLVGRGSAKPVVAVAPPQAVRMPVAEAVPPPAAAAPAAGERPADSLTFYDSLPKGGQAPLGSGINLRPASETAPLATVPAAEPAKPAAVSSATAVATSMPTKADVPAPSPAKATAPVAKAAAPAAKPTAPVAKPTAPVAKATAPAAAGGYLVQAAAFRRSEDARGLQAKLARKGYSVFTEEANLGAKGVWYRVYVGPFATAGAADSVVSRLKTEERLTALVRKR; encoded by the coding sequence ATGGTTCGTCAGTTCGCTACGCGCAGCCAGCGTCGACTGGAGAAAAAGCAGGCTGTCATCCTGCTGGCGCTGGTGCTGGTCGTCTCCATGGTCAGCTTCACGCTCGGGGTGCTGGTGGGGCGCGGCAGCGCCAAGCCCGTCGTTGCCGTGGCCCCACCCCAGGCGGTGCGCATGCCGGTGGCAGAGGCCGTGCCGCCGCCGGCCGCGGCTGCACCGGCGGCCGGCGAGCGGCCGGCCGATAGCCTGACCTTCTACGACTCGCTGCCCAAGGGGGGACAGGCGCCTCTCGGCAGCGGCATCAACCTGCGGCCGGCCAGCGAGACGGCTCCGCTGGCAACCGTCCCGGCCGCCGAGCCGGCCAAGCCGGCTGCAGTGTCCTCTGCAACAGCGGTGGCGACTTCCATGCCGACGAAGGCGGATGTCCCGGCGCCATCGCCGGCGAAGGCCACCGCACCCGTGGCGAAGGCTGCCGCACCTGCGGCGAAGCCCACCGCACCCGTGGCGAAGCCCACCGCACCCGTGGCGAAGGCCACCGCACCGGCTGCCGCCGGTGGCTACCTGGTGCAGGCGGCGGCTTTTCGCCGTAGCGAAGACGCCAGGGGGCTGCAGGCGAAGCTTGCCCGGAAGGGATACTCGGTTTTCACCGAGGAGGCGAACCTGGGGGCGAAGGGGGTCTGGTACCGGGTTTACGTCGGTCCCTTTGCCACCGCCGGCGCCGCCGATTCTGTCGTATCCCGCCTCAAAACCGAAGAAAGGCTGACGGCCCTGGTCCGCAAGCGCTGA